In a genomic window of Pontibacter liquoris:
- a CDS encoding Crp/Fnr family transcriptional regulator — protein sequence MQTLEKEIIHRQFPQLEAPLLDELLKQSTLKVVAEGEEVMRSGQYITSTLLLLSGLLKIYREDDEGNEFLMYYLEPGNACALSMMCTARNEKSQIMAKAVTDVAVILVPSHLSELWLGKYKSWHNFVIASYRQRFEELLQTLDSIAFKGLDERLLFYLKRHVKVSGKQVRLSHQQIADELNSSREVISRLLKKLEQTGALTLHRNYLEVHDLGLV from the coding sequence ATGCAAACGCTGGAAAAAGAAATCATACACAGGCAGTTCCCGCAACTCGAGGCCCCCCTTTTGGATGAACTGTTAAAGCAAAGCACGCTGAAAGTAGTAGCGGAAGGCGAAGAAGTGATGCGCAGCGGCCAATACATCACGTCTACCCTCCTGCTGCTCAGCGGCCTGCTGAAAATATACCGCGAAGATGACGAAGGCAACGAATTTTTGATGTATTACCTGGAGCCCGGCAACGCCTGTGCCCTGTCGATGATGTGCACGGCCCGGAACGAGAAAAGCCAGATCATGGCCAAAGCTGTGACGGACGTTGCGGTTATACTTGTTCCTTCGCACCTCTCAGAGCTGTGGCTGGGCAAGTATAAAAGCTGGCATAATTTTGTGATCGCTTCGTACCGCCAGCGTTTCGAAGAGCTGCTGCAAACCCTGGACAGCATCGCCTTTAAAGGACTGGACGAGCGCCTGCTCTTTTACCTTAAACGGCATGTAAAGGTCAGCGGCAAACAGGTCCGCCTCTCGCACCAGCAAATTGCCGACGAGCTCAACTCTTCCCGCGAAGTGATCTCCCGACTCCTGAAAAAACTCGAGCAAACCGGCGCCCTTACCCTGCACCGCAACTACCTCGAAGTGCACGACCTGGGGTTAGTTTAA
- a CDS encoding glycoside hydrolase family 97 protein, with protein sequence MPFAIAKKTDLLRRFTLLLLLCTFSLLVQAQVITSPDKNLTLKFEVGEKGVPTYQLTYKKKPVIKESKLGLELKDAPSMMDGFTVAKTEQAAVNNTWEPVLGEQKTIRNNYNELLVTLTQKAQQDRQIRIRFRLFNDGLGFRYEFPEQKELNYFIIKEENTEFNLTGDHKIFWIPGDYDTNEYAYTTSKISEIPGLIKKATIDVHAQWPIKTLAVQTPSMMKTADGLYINIHEAALINYPAMNLNLDAKNFKMSSHLTPDPMGNKGYMQTDTQTPWRTIVVSDKATDILASKLILNLNEPTKYKDVSWIKPVKYIGVWWEYFVAGKSTWAYGTETNVKLTDDFTKLTPNGRHGANNENVKKHIDFAAANDFDAVLVEGWNIGWEDWFGNWKEEVFDFVTPYPDFNVKELHAYAASKGVKIMMHHETSGSATNYERRLDKAFQFMKDNGYDAVKTGYVGKIIPRGEHHDSQWMVNHYIHVAETAANYKIMVNSHEAVRPTGLNRTYPNWIAQESARGTEFEAMGGLAPEHTTILPFTRLMGGPMDYTPGIFQTDLSYYGTGNQRVNTTLVKQLAYYVTMYSPLQMAADMPENYNRFPDAFQFIKDVAVDWDDTWVQEAEPGDYVTIARKAKGKNEWYVGGITDENARTATIRFDYLPKGKSYVATIYADAADASWNKNPQKYTIRKVLVNAKSVLKQPIAPGGGVAVSIKEGSKQDTKGLKKL encoded by the coding sequence ATGCCTTTCGCTATAGCGAAAAAGACGGACCTACTGCGCCGTTTCACCTTACTCCTGTTGCTGTGTACCTTCTCCTTGCTGGTGCAGGCGCAGGTTATCACCTCGCCGGATAAAAACCTGACCCTCAAATTCGAAGTGGGGGAAAAAGGCGTTCCAACCTACCAGCTAACCTACAAGAAAAAACCTGTTATCAAGGAAAGCAAACTGGGTTTGGAACTGAAAGATGCCCCTTCTATGATGGACGGCTTTACGGTGGCCAAAACCGAGCAAGCCGCTGTGAACAATACCTGGGAGCCTGTACTGGGCGAGCAGAAAACCATTCGCAACAACTACAACGAGCTGCTGGTAACGCTTACCCAGAAGGCGCAGCAGGACCGCCAGATCCGTATCCGCTTCCGCCTGTTTAACGACGGCCTGGGTTTCCGGTATGAGTTTCCGGAGCAGAAGGAGCTGAATTACTTCATCATCAAAGAGGAGAACACGGAGTTTAACCTGACAGGCGACCACAAGATCTTCTGGATTCCGGGCGACTACGACACCAACGAGTATGCGTATACTACCTCCAAGATATCCGAGATCCCGGGACTGATCAAGAAAGCCACCATTGATGTGCACGCGCAGTGGCCGATCAAAACCCTGGCCGTACAAACGCCTTCGATGATGAAAACAGCCGATGGCCTGTACATTAACATCCACGAGGCGGCCCTGATCAACTACCCGGCCATGAACCTGAACCTGGATGCCAAAAACTTTAAGATGAGCTCGCACCTGACGCCGGACCCCATGGGCAACAAAGGCTACATGCAAACCGATACGCAGACGCCCTGGCGAACGATTGTGGTGAGCGACAAAGCTACCGACATCCTGGCCTCCAAACTGATCCTGAATCTGAACGAGCCGACCAAGTATAAAGACGTATCGTGGATAAAGCCGGTGAAGTATATCGGCGTGTGGTGGGAATATTTTGTGGCAGGTAAAAGCACCTGGGCGTACGGCACAGAAACCAACGTAAAGCTGACCGATGATTTTACGAAACTTACGCCGAACGGCCGCCATGGCGCCAACAACGAAAACGTAAAAAAACATATTGATTTTGCTGCCGCTAACGACTTTGATGCCGTGCTGGTAGAGGGCTGGAACATAGGCTGGGAAGACTGGTTCGGTAACTGGAAAGAAGAGGTATTCGATTTTGTAACGCCTTATCCTGACTTCAATGTAAAAGAGCTGCATGCCTATGCGGCTTCAAAAGGCGTGAAGATCATGATGCACCACGAAACCTCCGGCTCGGCCACCAACTACGAGCGGCGCCTGGACAAGGCGTTTCAGTTTATGAAAGACAATGGCTACGACGCGGTAAAGACCGGTTATGTGGGTAAGATCATTCCGCGCGGCGAGCACCACGACAGCCAGTGGATGGTGAACCATTACATTCACGTAGCCGAGACGGCTGCTAATTACAAGATCATGGTGAACAGCCACGAAGCCGTTCGTCCGACAGGCCTTAACCGCACCTACCCGAACTGGATTGCGCAGGAATCGGCCCGCGGCACCGAATTTGAAGCCATGGGCGGCCTTGCCCCGGAACATACCACCATTCTGCCGTTCACGCGCCTGATGGGTGGGCCGATGGATTACACACCCGGCATTTTCCAGACCGACCTGTCGTATTACGGCACCGGCAACCAGCGCGTAAACACTACGCTGGTAAAGCAGCTGGCCTACTATGTAACCATGTATAGCCCGCTGCAGATGGCGGCCGATATGCCCGAGAACTATAACCGCTTTCCGGATGCCTTCCAGTTCATTAAGGACGTAGCCGTGGATTGGGATGATACGTGGGTGCAGGAAGCGGAGCCCGGCGATTATGTGACCATCGCCCGCAAAGCAAAAGGCAAGAACGAATGGTATGTAGGCGGCATTACCGATGAGAATGCCCGTACGGCTACCATCCGCTTCGATTACCTGCCAAAAGGCAAAAGCTACGTGGCTACTATTTATGCCGATGCCGCGGATGCCAGCTGGAACAAGAACCCGCAGAAGTATACCATCCGCAAAGTGCTGGTAAACGCCAAAAGCGTGCTGAAGCAACCAATAGCTCCGGGCGGCGGAGTAGCAGTAAGTATAAAAGAAGGTAGCAAGCAGGACACCAAAGGCCTGAAGAAGCTATAA
- a CDS encoding MBL fold metallo-hydrolase, with protein sequence MKVEQIYTGCLAQGAYYIESNGEAAIIDPLREIKPYLAKAEKDKARIKYVLETHFHADFVSGHVDLARATGAEIVFGPNAQPTFPALIAADGQMLKLGDVTITVLHTPGHTMESATYLLKDEQGKNYAIFSGDTLFIGDVGRPDLAVKSDLTEAQLAGLLYDSLRTKIMPLADEVIVYPAHGAGSACGKHMSKETSDTLRNQKQSNYALRADMTREEFVNEVTEGLLPPPGYFPLNVKMNREGYTNIDQVMSQGLQALSPEAFEAAANETGALVLDTRKPETFAAGFIPNAINIGLDGNFAPWVGALIPDIQQPILFVADEGREEEVVTRLARVGYDHALGYLKGGFAAWKAAGKETDTIVSISAETFASEYEQNNALKVVDVRKPGEYQAEHVVTAQSVPLDYLNEHLAELPKEETMYLHCAGGYRSMIAAAILKARGFDNIVNVEGGYKAIAGTSVPTTAYVCPSTLK encoded by the coding sequence ATGAAAGTAGAACAGATCTATACCGGATGCCTGGCACAAGGCGCTTACTACATCGAAAGCAACGGCGAGGCCGCTATCATCGACCCGCTGCGCGAAATAAAACCCTACTTAGCGAAAGCTGAAAAAGACAAGGCGCGCATTAAGTATGTGCTGGAAACACACTTCCATGCCGACTTCGTGTCCGGGCACGTGGACCTGGCCAGGGCAACAGGCGCTGAGATCGTTTTCGGGCCGAATGCACAGCCAACGTTTCCGGCCCTTATTGCTGCCGATGGCCAGATGCTGAAGCTGGGTGATGTCACCATCACGGTGCTGCATACCCCCGGCCATACGATGGAGTCTGCCACTTACTTGTTGAAAGATGAGCAAGGCAAGAACTACGCGATCTTCTCGGGCGATACCCTGTTTATTGGCGATGTGGGCCGCCCCGACCTGGCTGTAAAATCTGACCTGACCGAAGCCCAACTGGCTGGCCTCCTCTACGACTCGCTGCGCACCAAAATTATGCCGTTGGCAGATGAGGTGATCGTGTACCCGGCGCATGGTGCGGGCTCGGCCTGCGGCAAACACATGAGCAAAGAAACCAGCGACACGCTACGCAACCAGAAGCAGTCCAACTACGCGCTGCGGGCCGATATGACCCGGGAGGAGTTTGTGAACGAAGTGACCGAAGGGTTGCTGCCGCCTCCGGGCTATTTCCCGCTGAATGTAAAAATGAACAGGGAAGGCTACACCAATATTGACCAGGTTATGAGCCAGGGCCTGCAGGCGCTCTCGCCGGAGGCTTTTGAAGCAGCCGCCAACGAAACAGGTGCTCTGGTGCTGGATACCCGCAAACCCGAAACGTTTGCAGCTGGGTTTATACCGAATGCGATCAATATCGGCCTGGACGGCAACTTTGCACCCTGGGTGGGCGCGCTGATACCCGATATTCAGCAGCCCATCCTGTTTGTGGCCGACGAAGGGCGCGAAGAAGAAGTGGTGACCCGCCTGGCCCGCGTGGGCTACGATCATGCCTTGGGTTACTTGAAAGGTGGTTTTGCAGCCTGGAAAGCGGCTGGCAAAGAAACAGATACCATTGTTTCTATTTCTGCGGAAACATTTGCAAGCGAGTATGAGCAAAACAATGCTCTGAAAGTGGTGGATGTGCGCAAGCCCGGCGAATACCAGGCCGAGCATGTGGTAACAGCCCAGAGCGTGCCCCTCGATTACCTGAACGAGCACCTGGCGGAGCTGCCGAAAGAAGAAACCATGTACCTGCACTGCGCTGGTGGTTACCGCTCCATGATCGCTGCGGCTATCCTGAAAGCAAGAGGCTTTGACAACATAGTGAACGTAGAAGGCGGCTATAAAGCCATTGCCGGAACTTCCGTGCCGACAACAGCTTATGTTTGCCCCAGCACGCTGAAATAA
- a CDS encoding rhodanese-like domain-containing protein, protein MFNLFKSAPKNYEELGGGAFKTKYQQTSNAKLLDVRTAGEFAAGSIEGARNLDVTSAQFQQALKTLDKQKEYFVFCRSGNRSGAACDAMSKEGFKAYNLAGGIGAWPRK, encoded by the coding sequence ATGTTCAATCTATTTAAATCTGCCCCTAAAAACTACGAAGAGCTGGGCGGCGGCGCCTTCAAAACAAAATACCAGCAAACATCCAACGCCAAGCTGCTGGACGTACGCACCGCAGGTGAATTTGCCGCAGGTTCTATCGAAGGAGCTCGAAACCTGGATGTGACTTCTGCTCAATTCCAGCAGGCACTCAAAACACTGGACAAGCAGAAAGAATACTTCGTGTTTTGCCGCAGCGGCAACCGGAGTGGCGCTGCCTGCGATGCCATGAGCAAAGAAGGTTTTAAAGCCTATAATCTGGCAGGCGGTATCGGTGCCTGGCCGCGCAAGTAA
- a CDS encoding MBL fold metallo-hydrolase, whose translation MKIKQFEDKGLAHYSYAILSECAGQVVLVDPGRDPQPYYTYAEENNAKIVGVIETHPHADFVSSHLEISQKTGATIYTHSMVGADYPHQAFDEGAELQIGKIKLRSLHTPGHSPDSISIVLEHDGKDKAVFTGDTLFIGDVGRPDLRESAGNITAKREELARQMYHSTREKLMKLDDSVTVYPAHGSGSLCGKALSDANSSTIGMEKRSNYALQPMSEEAFVKVLTEDQPFIPKYFGYDVTLNKQGAPAYQPSIAGVKMLSKNYKPEAGALLVDARNEKEFKKGHYQGAINIQNGGKFETWLGSIIGPEEHYYLAAESEEQLQELIRKAAKIGYELLIKGAFVLDAVAETSSSVINVGEFRENQDNYTIVDIRNTSEVKDGQVFEKALHIPLPDLRERAKEIPTDKPVVVHCAGGYRSAAGSSIVEAALPQTRVLDLSEAVNDFKNNRK comes from the coding sequence ATGAAAATCAAACAGTTTGAAGACAAAGGATTAGCCCATTATTCATATGCTATTTTAAGCGAGTGCGCTGGCCAGGTGGTGCTGGTAGATCCGGGTCGCGATCCGCAGCCCTACTATACGTACGCCGAAGAGAACAACGCCAAAATTGTTGGCGTGATCGAGACGCACCCGCATGCCGACTTTGTAAGTTCGCACCTGGAGATTTCGCAAAAGACCGGCGCTACCATTTACACCCATAGTATGGTGGGCGCTGATTACCCGCACCAGGCGTTTGACGAAGGCGCTGAACTGCAGATCGGCAAGATCAAACTCCGCTCGCTGCACACCCCCGGCCACTCCCCTGACTCGATCAGCATTGTGCTGGAGCACGATGGGAAAGACAAAGCCGTGTTTACCGGCGACACCTTGTTCATCGGCGATGTGGGCCGCCCTGATTTGCGCGAGAGTGCCGGCAATATTACGGCAAAGCGCGAAGAGCTGGCCCGCCAGATGTACCACAGCACCCGCGAAAAACTTATGAAGCTCGACGACAGCGTAACCGTTTACCCGGCCCACGGCTCCGGCTCACTTTGCGGCAAAGCCCTGAGCGATGCCAACTCCAGCACCATCGGCATGGAGAAAAGGAGCAACTATGCCCTGCAGCCCATGAGCGAAGAAGCGTTTGTGAAAGTATTGACCGAAGACCAGCCTTTTATACCCAAGTACTTCGGCTACGATGTGACCCTCAACAAGCAGGGCGCGCCTGCCTATCAGCCAAGTATAGCCGGCGTAAAAATGCTATCCAAGAACTATAAGCCGGAAGCTGGCGCTCTACTCGTGGATGCCCGCAACGAAAAGGAATTTAAGAAAGGGCACTACCAGGGCGCTATCAATATTCAGAACGGCGGCAAGTTCGAAACCTGGCTGGGCAGCATCATTGGCCCCGAGGAGCACTATTATCTGGCAGCCGAAAGCGAGGAGCAACTGCAGGAGCTTATCCGCAAGGCAGCCAAGATCGGCTACGAGCTGCTGATAAAGGGCGCCTTTGTGCTGGATGCGGTAGCAGAAACCAGCTCGTCTGTGATCAATGTTGGGGAGTTCCGCGAGAACCAGGACAATTATACGATCGTGGATATCCGCAACACCTCGGAAGTAAAGGATGGCCAGGTCTTCGAAAAGGCCCTGCATATTCCGTTGCCCGATCTTAGAGAACGTGCCAAAGAGATCCCAACCGACAAACCGGTGGTGGTGCATTGCGCCGGCGGTTACCGCTCTGCAGCAGGCAGCAGCATTGTGGAGGCTGCCCTGCCGCAGACCAGGGTGCTGGACCTGAGCGAAGCCGTGAACGACTTTAAAAACAACCGGAAGTAA
- a CDS encoding trypsin-like peptidase domain-containing protein has protein sequence MKKAGFVLIILLISLLSAALAIAGYRYFGKTDLQNTPQDRQAMLVSNQAPGLTSSAQNPDFVQASSAVIPAVVHIKTQYEGVVPEEGNPLFDLFGMPQQAVPAQGSGSGVLISADGYIVTNNHVIENASSVEVVLPDKRSFKAKLIGTDPTTDLALVKVQGDHLPVVALGNSDNVQVGEWVLAVGYPFSLNSTVTAGIISAKGRSIGILNRPSQENYSGAPQASLNTAIESFIQTDAAINPGNSGGALVNTNGQLIGINAAIASQTGSYAGYGFAIPVNLMRKVVGDIRKFGEVRRGYLGVSFPAPAVEDQILKERGIDPSTVKGVYVLGIQAGSGAAAAGLKEGDIIQSIDEVNVSSSSELSERIARHHPGDKVALTYLRNGRTGQADVVLKGEESEKVATTDKTSGATGLQSKLGATFAPVPDPVKQRYRLKSGVYVTELQSGGFFDLAGIPKGTIITNVNGKPVNSLSDINKALGVSRGRTVRLDGITPDGASFVLNFPLGA, from the coding sequence ATGAAAAAGGCCGGCTTCGTATTAATTATCTTACTTATTTCGCTGCTCTCTGCGGCACTCGCCATAGCAGGCTACCGGTATTTTGGTAAAACTGACCTGCAGAACACGCCCCAAGACCGGCAGGCCATGCTTGTAAGCAATCAGGCGCCGGGCCTCACCTCCTCGGCGCAGAACCCGGATTTTGTACAGGCATCATCCGCTGTGATTCCGGCTGTGGTGCATATCAAAACCCAGTACGAGGGCGTTGTGCCGGAAGAAGGCAACCCGCTTTTCGACCTTTTCGGCATGCCGCAGCAAGCTGTTCCTGCCCAGGGCTCCGGCTCGGGCGTGCTCATCTCAGCAGACGGGTATATTGTAACCAACAACCATGTGATCGAAAATGCCTCCTCGGTAGAAGTCGTGTTGCCCGATAAGCGCAGTTTTAAGGCCAAACTCATCGGCACCGATCCGACCACCGACCTGGCACTGGTAAAAGTGCAGGGCGACCATCTGCCGGTGGTGGCGCTCGGCAACTCAGACAATGTGCAGGTGGGCGAGTGGGTGCTGGCCGTGGGATATCCGTTTTCGCTCAACTCGACCGTAACAGCCGGTATTATCAGCGCCAAAGGCCGCAGCATCGGCATCCTGAACCGGCCCAGCCAGGAAAATTACTCCGGCGCCCCGCAAGCCAGCCTGAACACCGCTATCGAATCCTTCATCCAGACCGATGCGGCCATTAACCCGGGTAACAGCGGCGGCGCCCTGGTAAACACCAACGGGCAACTGATCGGGATCAATGCCGCCATTGCCTCGCAAACCGGCAGCTATGCCGGCTATGGGTTTGCCATACCTGTAAACCTGATGCGCAAGGTGGTAGGAGACATCCGCAAGTTTGGCGAAGTACGGCGCGGCTACCTGGGCGTGAGCTTTCCGGCACCTGCTGTAGAAGACCAGATCTTAAAAGAGCGGGGCATCGATCCGTCAACGGTCAAAGGCGTGTATGTGCTGGGTATTCAGGCAGGCAGTGGAGCGGCTGCGGCCGGGTTAAAAGAAGGCGATATCATCCAGAGCATAGACGAAGTGAATGTAAGTTCCTCCTCAGAGCTTTCGGAAAGAATTGCCCGCCATCATCCCGGCGATAAAGTGGCTTTGACCTACCTGCGCAATGGTCGCACCGGGCAGGCGGACGTGGTGCTTAAGGGCGAAGAATCCGAGAAGGTGGCCACCACCGATAAGACTTCGGGCGCCACAGGCCTGCAGTCCAAACTGGGCGCTACTTTTGCGCCGGTACCGGACCCCGTGAAACAACGCTATCGCCTGAAATCCGGGGTGTATGTAACGGAGTTGCAAAGCGGCGGTTTTTTTGACCTGGCAGGCATTCCCAAAGGCACCATCATTACCAACGTGAATGGCAAGCCAGTAAACTCGCTGTCAGACATAAACAAAGCGCTGGGCGTTTCCCGCGGCCGAACCGTGCGGCTGGATGGCATTACGCCGGATGGGGCCAGTTTTGTGCTTAATTTCCCGCTGGGTGCCTGA
- a CDS encoding sulfite exporter TauE/SafE family protein produces MEILGYLSALLIGLSLGLTGSGGSILTVPILVYLIGLTPVISTAYSLFIVGTTSLVGSVKFYRKGLVSFRTALIFGVPSLTTVFLTRTFLVPAIPEHIFTVAGFAITKDILLMVLFAILMMLASFSMIRKTSIKPEPEGENHIHYLAVLGQGVLVGLISGLVGAGGGFLIIPALVLFTGLDMKLAVGTSLFIIAANSLIGFIGDIFHYNIDWAFLFTFSALSVAGIFIGTALATKIQGEKLKKGFGWFVLAMGVYILIREIFFT; encoded by the coding sequence ATGGAAATACTTGGATATCTTTCGGCCCTGCTCATCGGCCTTTCGCTAGGGCTTACCGGTAGCGGCGGCTCTATACTTACAGTGCCTATACTTGTTTACCTGATCGGACTTACGCCCGTTATCTCCACAGCTTACTCGCTCTTTATTGTGGGTACCACCAGCCTGGTGGGCAGCGTTAAATTCTACCGCAAGGGGCTGGTAAGCTTCCGGACAGCGCTGATCTTTGGCGTGCCCTCGCTTACCACTGTTTTCCTGACCCGCACGTTTCTGGTGCCGGCCATTCCCGAGCACATATTTACCGTGGCCGGCTTTGCGATCACAAAAGACATCCTGCTCATGGTGCTGTTTGCCATACTCATGATGCTGGCCTCTTTTAGTATGATTCGTAAAACAAGCATCAAACCCGAGCCGGAGGGGGAAAATCATATCCACTACCTGGCTGTGCTGGGACAAGGTGTGCTGGTCGGGTTGATATCGGGACTGGTAGGTGCTGGCGGCGGCTTTCTCATCATCCCGGCGCTGGTGCTCTTCACGGGCCTGGACATGAAACTGGCTGTAGGTACTTCGCTCTTTATCATCGCAGCCAACTCGCTGATCGGCTTTATCGGCGATATCTTCCATTATAACATCGACTGGGCATTCCTGTTCACCTTCTCCGCCCTGTCTGTTGCCGGTATTTTTATCGGTACCGCCCTGGCTACAAAAATACAGGGCGAAAAGCTTAAGAAAGGATTTGGCTGGTTTGTGCTCGCCATGGGTGTGTATATCCTCATCCGGGAGATCTTTTTCACTTAA
- a CDS encoding Hsp20/alpha crystallin family protein — MANLMKKNSGLSTPGQSVFNDFFTDMDRMFNNDFYLMPMQLRNQMQASMPAVNIREKENEYMIEVAAPGMKKEDFNIDMEEGMLTISSQKEEEKTDDKKDFKRREYNYSSFSRSFTLPENVKPEEVKARYEDGILSLTVPKKQPQERTKQKINID; from the coding sequence ATGGCAAACTTAATGAAAAAAAACAGCGGTCTTTCTACTCCGGGGCAATCCGTGTTCAATGACTTTTTTACCGACATGGATCGCATGTTTAACAATGATTTCTATTTGATGCCCATGCAACTCAGAAACCAGATGCAGGCCAGTATGCCGGCCGTCAACATCCGGGAGAAAGAAAACGAGTACATGATCGAGGTAGCTGCACCGGGCATGAAGAAGGAGGATTTTAACATTGATATGGAAGAAGGCATGCTGACCATTAGCAGCCAGAAGGAAGAGGAAAAAACAGACGATAAGAAAGACTTTAAACGACGGGAGTATAACTACAGCTCTTTCAGCCGCTCTTTTACTCTGCCCGAAAATGTGAAGCCCGAAGAGGTAAAGGCGCGCTACGAAGACGGCATCCTGAGCTTGACGGTGCCTAAAAAGCAACCGCAGGAGCGAACAAAACAAAAGATAAACATAGACTGA